The genome window CTCACGCCCCGCGCTTCACAGAGGGGCAGGAATTCTTCCAAAGAGGTCTGTTCCAGCAACGTATAGCGCCCTGCCAGCAGGAACACATCGAAGTCCCCTTCTCGGATGAACTCCGCCGGCATCTCCCACTGATTCATCCCAGCTCCAATGGCCCCAACGACGCCTTGAGCGCGGAGTTCATCCAGAGCGCGGTAGCCGCCCCGCATCATGATGTCACTCACCGTGACTCCAACGACGTCCGGATCGTGAATCAACAGCATGTCCAGACGGTCGACCCGGAGACGCCGCAGGCTGTCCTCGAAGGACCGCATCACGCCGTCATACGAGTAGTCGTACTCCACATTCAGCCCAGAGGACGTGTGAAACCCGGGGGTGCCGTCAGCCGTGAGTTGCGTGGGATGCGGCGGGATATCGGCCCGCAGGACCCGTCCCACCTTGCTCGACAGAATCAGGCCGGGCCGGCCGGCCAGTGCCTGACCGAGGTGTTCCTCAGCAGACCCGAAGCCGTACCACGGTGCAGTATCGAAGTACCGGAGGCCCACGTCCCAGGCGGTGGTCAGGACCGTGTGTGCTTGTTCGTCCGGCACGGGTGTATAAAGACCGCCTACAGGGGCCGTACCGAATCCGAGCCGGGGCAGCGACAGCCCGGCGCGGCGCAACCGGGGGTGAGAAGCAGGGGAAGTCATGCACATGGTTGTACACCTTCCAGAAGCAACGGGGCCTATTCTTCAGTTCACCCTTCGACCTATCCGGCGTGTTGCGCCGCTCGTGCCGGCTGATGTCCTGCAGGACCTGCGCGTACAGCGTCGCTTCCGGGGTCTGTCCTCTGGACTGCACCCAGCCTTCCCGCACGGCCACCTCCGTGACCGCGCGGTAATGCATTGGTTGCGGGTTTGCGAACTTTTCGAGGACCCTCACGGCTGCGTTCAGGAATGACAGGCCTGGCGTCTGCGCACGCTACGAGCCACGTGAATCTGCCTTGAAGAAGAATCAGTGGTACTCGTAAGGGAACTGAGCGCGAACGTGTTCGGTGCCGTCTGGACCTACCGGCTGGCAAGCCCATGAATCTGTCGTCCATCGTGACGCTGACTCCGCTGCACTGAGACCGGACCCGTCACGGGCCACCACCTTCCCTGAACTGTCCGGCCCACGTCAGCCCGGACGGAGGACGAGATGACCCATACCAACCCCAAGCGCCGCGTAGCGCCGCTTCTCGCGGCCGTGCTGCTGCTCGGCGCTGCACACCAAGAAGCGAACGCCATGAGGACAGGCGAGCACGAGCCTTGACCCAGTCCCATTGGGCAGCCCTGGTCCAGCCGGTTTATGAGGTTGCAGCCGTCGCGGCTTATTGGTAGTCAGTTGCGTAGAAAGGTTGTGCGCTGAACACGACATTTTACCTATCTCGATTTGGACTCACCAGTACTGCCTCTGCCCATGAAGACAGCACTTCGAAGCACAGGGTTGGCAAGCCAACGGACTACCAATAAAAGGTCCGGCCAGGGTCCCCACATTGGGACCCTGGCCGGAGTAGCTTGGGAGCGCCCTCAGGTCGCGCGCGCCACGGCCCCAGCGGGGGGAGGCTGCGGCAGCTGCTGGCGAGCAACACGCAGCACCCGCAGGACGAATGCCGGCTTGAAGAATGCGGCGGGCGGCTCAACCAGGTTCTGAACTTTGATGAACATTGCGAAGACGGCGCCGTCGTGCACCGCCGTACGCTGCACCATCGTGAAGTACCGCCCCGTCAGCCGCGCAGCCAGCGGCTGAGACCAGTTGGACTCCGGGTAACTGCTGTCGCCACCCGTCACCAGACTCCACGGCAGGTCCACCGCACGGGCCGCCGCGCGGAAGTATCGCCGCCACAAAGGCGTTGAGGTGGCCGGAGCTCTCAGGGCGTCGCGCAGAGCGAGGCCTTCAAGCGACGCGACCGTCATGCCCTGGGCATAGGTGGGGTTGAAACTACACAGGGCGTCACCCATAACCAGCAGGCCCTCCGGAAAGCGCTTGAGCCGCTCGTAGTGTCGCCGCGCATTCGCGGGGTACTTATGCACGGCGATGTCTGATACCGGTTCGAGGGTACTCAGGAACGTTCTCGGCCACGGCCCGCAACATCCGCCGGATTCTCAAGGCGAGCCCGGGGCTGGAGCTCGACCGTACTGTGTGCGAGGTCCTGAGTCCTCTGGTGCCCGAACTGGGCGAGGCCCACGCCCCACGCACCCAGCTTGACGGGCGGCTGCTCGAAGCGGTCGGCCATGTCTTCGGGCTGGGCCTGCGTGACGTGGATGTGCTGACGGTGGACGACATGCGGTACTGCGACCTCGCCACCATCGAGGCCGGCTTTCTGCTTTTCGGGTCTGCCTTCCCCCTGGGAGGAAGCAGCGGCATTCCGCACGTGATCTGCGCCCACCGCAGCGGCGAGATGACGCCCGGCGGCGAGGCGTTCATCCGCCAGCAGGTGGCGGAGGGCAAGGCGGTCCTGATCGAGCTCGAGGCCTTAGACGAAAGCTTCGTGCGGCGCCTGGTGGGGGATCTCGACGTGCCGGAGCTGGCTGCACTCTCGCCTCGCCTGGCTCAGTTCACAGGCGGCAACCCGCAGTTTTTGCTGGAGACCATCCGGCACCTTATAGAAAAAGACGGGCTGCACACTGCTACTGGTCGGCTGCCGCTGCCACCCAGGGTCGGGGAGGTGCTGACGCGCCGCCTGCAGGGCCTGTCGCCGAGCGCCCTGCAAGCGGCGCGGGCGGCGGCAGTCCTGCAGAGCGACTACTCGTTTGATCTGGTGGCCGAAGTGCTGGGCGCGCCGTTGCTGGCCGCTGCGAATGCCTGGGCCGAGCTTGAAGCCGCCCATATCATGCACGAGGAGCGCTGCAGCCACGACCTCGTGTATGAGGCAGTTGAGGCCGGCATGCCCGCAGCCGTGCAGCGCCTCCTTCACCGCCGCGCCGCGCGGGTGCTCTCGGGCCACCGGGCACC of Deinococcus malanensis contains these proteins:
- a CDS encoding aldo/keto reductase; this translates as MTSPASHPRLRRAGLSLPRLGFGTAPVGGLYTPVPDEQAHTVLTTAWDVGLRYFDTAPWYGFGSAEEHLGQALAGRPGLILSSKVGRVLRADIPPHPTQLTADGTPGFHTSSGLNVEYDYSYDGVMRSFEDSLRRLRVDRLDMLLIHDPDVVGVTVSDIMMRGGYRALDELRAQGVVGAIGAGMNQWEMPAEFIREGDFDVFLLAGRYTLLEQTSLEEFLPLCEARGVSIVIGGVYNSGVLAEPRAGARYNYSPASSEVLSRAQAIAAVCTRHGIPLKAAALQFPLAHPAVASVLVAGREPAHISENLQLMDVEIPPAFWAELKAEGLLHADAPVPASCGETFELWKPTI